In Candidatus Manganitrophaceae bacterium, one DNA window encodes the following:
- a CDS encoding carboxypeptidase regulatory-like domain-containing protein, with translation MKYLQIFGLSIVFMAIQGMLWQSVADAYEVIDVSNGGSISGKITMEGKLPEARVFSLVLYPFGEFCKKISDGKGHVRLKDYIVQKDGGLWEAVVSVDRVQKGKAYTPKVAEFVAVDCMFHPADVADSEMFMFDKETGVMRHEHPNVAIIYNNERMNMINRDPVIHNIQVFQNERGNIILNTPLPVSDKMRGGVLHYRKGKHISQMICGMHEFMQSWGFVVNNPYNAKTAKDGTYTIEGLPPGTYTVSIWHPHYEVYKREVTIHAKKTTRLDFVFDATIITPPGYETQKQFRTDTGIREKEKLHEGEERIIMD, from the coding sequence GTGAAATATCTTCAAATCTTTGGTCTGAGCATTGTATTCATGGCCATTCAGGGGATGCTCTGGCAATCCGTCGCCGATGCCTACGAAGTGATTGATGTGAGCAATGGTGGATCGATATCAGGCAAGATTACGATGGAGGGCAAGCTGCCGGAGGCAAGGGTTTTTTCCCTTGTCCTTTATCCGTTTGGGGAGTTTTGTAAGAAGATTTCGGATGGGAAGGGGCATGTCCGGCTCAAGGATTATATTGTGCAGAAAGACGGAGGATTATGGGAAGCGGTCGTTTCCGTGGACAGGGTTCAGAAAGGGAAGGCCTACACGCCGAAGGTGGCGGAATTTGTGGCGGTTGACTGCATGTTTCATCCGGCTGATGTGGCGGACAGTGAGATGTTCATGTTTGATAAAGAAACAGGGGTTATGCGCCACGAGCACCCAAATGTCGCGATTATTTATAATAACGAGCGGATGAACATGATCAACCGGGATCCTGTGATTCACAACATCCAGGTCTTTCAGAATGAGCGGGGGAATATTATTTTAAACACCCCGCTACCGGTCTCGGACAAAATGCGGGGAGGCGTCCTGCACTATCGGAAGGGAAAGCATATTTCTCAGATGATCTGTGGGATGCATGAATTCATGCAAAGCTGGGGGTTTGTGGTGAACAACCCCTACAATGCGAAAACGGCGAAGGATGGGACCTACACGATCGAAGGGCTGCCACCTGGGACATATACAGTCAGTATCTGGCATCCGCATTATGAGGTTTACAAGAGGGAAGTAACAATTCACGCGAAGAAGACGACGCGGCTCGACTTTGTATTTGACGCGACGATCATCACGCCCCCGGGATATGAGACGCAGAAGCAGTTCCGGACCGATACGGGAATCCGGGAAAAGGAAAAACTACACGAAGGGGAAGAACGTATCATTATGGATTAA
- a CDS encoding carboxypeptidase regulatory-like domain-containing protein, which produces MSALRGKLHPALPVEGATQAPISERRGMMKVVKKYILLFLSLIILCLGQSVASAYEEITVISGGTLEGQVFLTGTPPPARIFHLIFSPNIEFCRDISDGKGNRLLQEFHVSSDGGFQDVVVALVGVKKGKPFDYTPIIWIENCQIKPFVTPVRNNHPITISSVDPITHDIQAYTLKDEYTFAMFNKPMPARASVTKEIVFRKGHYIFRTQCGVHDYMQSWGMAVGNPYFAVTDREGRFIISDIPPGTYYLVAWHPHMEVQAREVTISANGRVSADFSFDANEVHIPLHDLQLNYRLGTWLEPRHLVPPKVKLQVLQEELIDVNSFRRGESVHEDNHGTLLMNFRNK; this is translated from the coding sequence ATGAGCGCATTGAGGGGGAAGCTCCATCCGGCTTTGCCGGTGGAGGGGGCGACGCAAGCCCCTATATCAGAAAGGCGAGGAATGATGAAAGTGGTAAAGAAATATATTCTGTTGTTCCTGTCCCTAATTATTTTGTGTTTGGGCCAGTCGGTCGCCTCGGCATATGAAGAGATTACCGTCATCTCCGGGGGGACCCTCGAGGGTCAGGTCTTTTTAACCGGCACGCCGCCTCCCGCACGGATCTTTCATCTCATCTTTTCCCCCAATATAGAATTTTGCCGGGATATATCGGACGGGAAAGGAAATCGTTTATTGCAGGAATTTCATGTGTCTTCTGATGGAGGATTTCAGGACGTTGTTGTTGCCCTGGTGGGTGTCAAAAAAGGGAAGCCCTTTGACTATACACCAATTATCTGGATAGAAAACTGTCAGATCAAGCCCTTTGTCACCCCGGTTCGAAACAATCACCCCATCACGATTTCAAGTGTTGATCCGATCACGCATGATATTCAGGCCTATACCCTGAAGGATGAATATACCTTTGCGATGTTTAACAAACCGATGCCTGCGAGGGCAAGTGTGACGAAGGAGATAGTCTTTCGCAAGGGGCATTACATCTTTCGAACACAATGCGGAGTCCATGATTATATGCAGTCGTGGGGGATGGCGGTCGGAAACCCTTATTTTGCAGTGACTGACCGGGAAGGCAGGTTCATCATATCCGACATCCCACCCGGGACGTATTATCTGGTGGCCTGGCATCCGCACATGGAGGTCCAGGCGCGAGAGGTGACGATATCGGCCAATGGGCGGGTTTCAGCAGATTTTTCGTTTGATGCCAACGAGGTGCATATCCCCCTGCACGATCTACAACTGAACTACCGGCTGGGGACATGGCTGGAGCCCCGGCACCTGGTGCCGCCGAAGGTGAAGCTCCAGGTCCTTCAAGAGGAGTTAATCGATGTCAATAGTTTTCGCAGGGGGGAGAGCGTGCATGAAGACAATCATGGCACACTTCTGATGAACTTTCGTAACAAGTGA